Proteins encoded together in one Branchiostoma lanceolatum isolate klBraLanc5 chromosome 11, klBraLanc5.hap2, whole genome shotgun sequence window:
- the LOC136444877 gene encoding DNA polymerase epsilon subunit 4-like yields MRNRDKVKKMAGAENGEIADAATDRPETPNSESQLSGDGDKPERLSKLPLTRIKAMMKLDPDVTLASQESVLLISKSTELFIEALAKEAYVHARQGKRKTLQKKDIDNSIEELDSFAFLEGTLD; encoded by the exons ATGCGCAATCGGGACAAAGTCAAGAAAATGGCGGGAGCTGAAAATGGAGAAATCGCAGACGCCGCGACAGACCGGCCTGAAACTCCCAACTCTGAGTCCCAGCTCAGCGGCGATGGAGACAAACCCGAGCGACTGAGCAAGCTGCCTCTTACCAGGATCAAGGCCATGATGAAACTGGACCCTGACGTCACTCTAGCCAGCCAGGAATCCGTCTTGCTGATATCGAAATCGACG GAATTATTCATAGAGGCCCTGGCCAAGGAGGCATATGTACATGCCAGGCAGGGCAAGAGGAAAACACTGCAGAAGAAAGACATAG ATAATTCCATAGAAGAACTGGATTCCTTTGCTTTTTTGGAAG GGACATTGGACTGA